A region of Streptomyces halobius DNA encodes the following proteins:
- a CDS encoding SigB/SigF/SigG family RNA polymerase sigma factor produces the protein MRTDNSSSKAPLRSSKEPLCSGSRRKPAHRRHEDTPDTASAFRRLAYLPEGPERAAVREEIIRAWMPVAERATHRFRHRGESGEDLLQVAALGLVKAVDHYEPERGCAFVSFAIPTIVGELKRHLRDHLWSLHVPRRFQELHSKAYLATVELDQAHPGASPTPREIAEHTGLTESEAATGVLAHDAYRAASLDAPIHGVDASSLADTLGDDDHALDLVVDRESLKPLLADLSERQQRILYLRFFRDFTQAQIADRIGVSQMQVSRLLRSTCAQLREGLLAGA, from the coding sequence ATGCGTACGGACAATTCTTCATCGAAGGCGCCTCTCCGTAGTTCCAAGGAGCCCCTCTGTAGCGGCTCCCGCAGGAAACCCGCCCACCGGCGCCACGAGGACACCCCCGACACCGCATCCGCCTTCCGCAGGCTGGCGTACCTGCCGGAGGGTCCCGAGCGCGCGGCAGTACGGGAGGAGATCATCCGGGCGTGGATGCCGGTGGCCGAACGCGCGACCCACCGCTTCCGCCACCGCGGGGAGAGCGGTGAGGACCTCCTCCAGGTCGCCGCGCTCGGCCTGGTCAAGGCAGTCGACCACTACGAACCGGAGCGCGGCTGCGCCTTCGTCTCCTTCGCGATCCCCACGATCGTCGGGGAGCTCAAGCGCCACCTCCGCGACCACCTGTGGAGCCTGCACGTACCGCGCCGCTTCCAGGAACTGCACAGCAAGGCCTACCTGGCCACCGTCGAGCTGGACCAGGCCCACCCCGGCGCCTCCCCCACCCCTCGTGAGATCGCCGAGCACACGGGCCTGACCGAGAGCGAGGCGGCCACCGGGGTATTGGCACACGACGCCTACAGAGCCGCCTCCCTTGACGCCCCCATCCACGGCGTCGACGCCTCGAGCCTCGCCGACACCCTGGGCGACGATGACCACGCGCTCGACCTCGTGGTCGACCGCGAATCGCTCAAACCCCTCCTGGCCGACCTGTCGGAGCGCCAACAGCGCATCCTCTACCTGCGGTTCTTCCGCGATTTCACCCAGGCACAGATCGCCGACCGGAT